The following are encoded in a window of Amycolatopsis lexingtonensis genomic DNA:
- the pheS gene encoding phenylalanine--tRNA ligase subunit alpha produces the protein MSGAKEKEAQGAVLAPETLQEAVKAAEAAFAAATGLEALAEVKPAHLGDQAPVGLARREIGALPKQEKAEAGKRVNEARQAVQAAFDARRAELQVERDERVLREEAVDVTLPWDRVPRGARHPISTISERVADAFVAMGYEVAEGPELEAEWFNFDALNFGKDHPARQLQDTFYVGEEDSGLVLRTHTSPVQARTLLHRDLPVYVVCPGRTYRTDELDSTHTPVFTQVEGLAVDKGITMAHLKGTLDAFARAMFGESSKTRLRPHFFPFTEPSAEVDVWFEEKKGGPGWVEWGGCGMVNPNVLRACGVDPDVYSGFAFGMGIERTLQFRNGIPDMRDMVEGDVRFTLPFGTEA, from the coding sequence ATGTCCGGAGCCAAGGAAAAGGAAGCCCAGGGCGCGGTACTGGCCCCCGAGACGCTGCAGGAGGCGGTCAAGGCCGCCGAAGCGGCGTTCGCCGCCGCGACCGGGCTCGAGGCGCTGGCCGAGGTCAAGCCGGCGCACCTCGGTGACCAGGCCCCGGTGGGCCTGGCCCGCCGCGAGATCGGCGCACTGCCCAAGCAGGAGAAGGCCGAGGCGGGCAAGCGCGTCAACGAGGCTCGCCAAGCCGTCCAGGCGGCCTTCGACGCCCGCCGCGCCGAGCTCCAGGTGGAGCGCGACGAGCGTGTCCTGCGCGAAGAGGCCGTCGACGTGACCCTGCCGTGGGACCGCGTCCCGCGCGGCGCCCGCCACCCGATCAGCACCATCTCCGAGCGCGTCGCGGACGCGTTCGTCGCGATGGGCTACGAGGTCGCCGAGGGCCCGGAGCTCGAAGCCGAGTGGTTCAACTTCGACGCCCTGAACTTCGGCAAGGACCACCCGGCCCGCCAGCTGCAGGACACGTTCTACGTCGGCGAAGAGGACTCCGGCCTGGTGCTGCGCACGCACACCTCGCCGGTGCAGGCCCGCACGCTGCTGCACCGCGATCTGCCGGTGTACGTCGTGTGCCCGGGCCGGACGTACCGGACCGACGAGCTCGACTCGACGCACACCCCGGTGTTCACCCAGGTCGAAGGCCTCGCGGTGGACAAGGGCATCACCATGGCGCACCTCAAGGGCACCCTGGACGCCTTCGCCCGCGCGATGTTCGGCGAGAGCTCCAAGACCCGCCTGCGCCCGCACTTCTTCCCGTTCACCGAGCCGTCCGCCGAGGTCGACGTCTGGTTCGAGGAGAAGAAGGGCGGCCCCGGCTGGGTCGAGTGGGGTGGCTGCGGCATGGTCAACCCGAACGTGCTGCGCGCCTGCGGCGTCGACCCCGACGTGTACTCGGGCTTCGCCTTCGGCATGGGCATCGAGCGCACCCTGCAGTTCCGCAACGGGATCCCGGACATGCGCGACATGGTGGAGGGCGACGTCCGCTTCACCCTTCCCTTCGGAACGGAGGCGTAG
- the pheT gene encoding phenylalanine--tRNA ligase subunit beta, whose protein sequence is MRVPVSWLTEHLDLAEEVTPQDLADAFVRIGVEVDDLSELGPVTGPLVVGRVAEIEELTEFKKPVRFCRVDVGEPADEAEELDDEDEDEDDEAGEFDEGPHGIKTRGIICGARNFTEGDLVVVALPGAVLPGDFEIASRKTYGRISDGMICSARELGLGDDHTGILVLPSGTASPGDDAQELLGLNDTVIELAPTPDRGYALSIRGLARELSNALDVPFGDPALLEVPAAEGDAWPVHVEDPEGCPRFVLRRVTGLDATAPTPWWMRRRLMLAGIRSISLAVDVTNYVMLELGHPLHAFATKAIQGDLVVRRAKAGEKLTTLDDVERALDPDDIVIADDSGVISLAGTMGGASTEITTESTDVLLEAAHWNPAAISRTARRHKLFSEAAKRFERFTDPQLCPAAVELAARLLRQYGDASIRPGRTDEGSIEPNPPVVMPINLPDKVAGVNYQRGVTVRRLTQIGCKVSVSTGDDGTGLVTAIPPSWRGDLRQPADLVEEVLRLEGYDSIPSTLPAAPAGRGLTDAQRRVRGVSRALAEAGYIEVRPFPFVSDTVWDAFGLPADDVRRNAVVVRNPLEADRNRLATTLLPGLLDTLQRNVSRGMKDVSLYHIGQVVLPAPNPLKVPALGVDQRPSDEELALLEAAVPQQPLHVAVVLSGNRRRAGWWGGGEPANWADAVQAARTIAEAAGVELTVQATDLPPWHPGRCAQLRVGDWPVGHAGELHPKVVEALGLPPRTVAMELDLDAIPLPDSRPAPSVSGYPPVLLDVALVASAEVPSADLAAVLREGAGELLEDITLFDVYAGEQVGEGKRSLAYKLRFRAADRTLTVDEATKARDAAVAAAGERFEAALRA, encoded by the coding sequence GTGCGAGTCCCAGTCAGCTGGCTGACCGAACACCTCGATCTCGCTGAGGAGGTCACCCCGCAGGACCTGGCCGACGCCTTCGTGCGCATCGGGGTCGAGGTCGACGACCTGAGCGAGCTCGGGCCCGTCACCGGACCGCTGGTCGTCGGCCGGGTGGCCGAGATCGAAGAGCTCACCGAGTTCAAGAAGCCGGTCCGGTTCTGCCGCGTCGACGTCGGCGAGCCCGCCGACGAAGCCGAAGAGCTGGACGACGAGGACGAAGACGAGGACGACGAAGCCGGCGAGTTCGACGAGGGCCCGCACGGCATCAAGACCCGCGGCATCATCTGCGGCGCGCGCAACTTCACCGAGGGCGACCTGGTCGTCGTCGCGCTGCCCGGCGCCGTCCTGCCCGGCGACTTCGAAATCGCCTCCCGCAAGACCTACGGCCGCATCAGCGACGGCATGATCTGCTCGGCCCGCGAGCTCGGCCTCGGCGACGACCACACCGGCATCCTCGTGCTGCCCTCGGGAACGGCGAGCCCGGGCGACGACGCCCAGGAGCTCCTCGGCCTGAACGACACGGTCATCGAGCTGGCCCCGACCCCGGACCGCGGCTACGCGCTGTCGATCCGCGGCCTGGCGCGCGAGCTGTCGAACGCGCTGGACGTCCCCTTCGGCGACCCGGCACTGCTCGAGGTCCCGGCGGCCGAGGGCGACGCCTGGCCGGTCCACGTCGAGGACCCGGAAGGCTGCCCGCGGTTCGTGCTGCGCCGCGTCACCGGCCTCGACGCGACCGCGCCGACCCCGTGGTGGATGCGCCGGCGGCTGATGCTGGCCGGCATCCGCTCCATTTCGCTGGCCGTCGACGTCACGAACTACGTGATGCTCGAGCTCGGCCACCCGCTGCACGCGTTCGCCACCAAGGCCATCCAGGGCGACCTGGTGGTCCGGCGCGCCAAGGCGGGCGAGAAGCTGACCACGCTGGACGACGTCGAGCGCGCGCTGGACCCGGACGACATCGTCATCGCCGACGACAGCGGTGTCATCTCGCTGGCGGGCACGATGGGCGGCGCGAGCACCGAGATCACGACGGAGAGCACCGACGTCCTGCTCGAAGCGGCGCACTGGAACCCGGCCGCGATCAGCCGCACCGCGCGTAGGCACAAGCTGTTCTCCGAGGCCGCCAAGCGCTTCGAGCGGTTCACCGACCCGCAGCTGTGCCCGGCCGCCGTCGAGCTGGCTGCCCGCCTGCTGCGCCAGTACGGCGACGCCTCGATCCGCCCCGGCCGCACCGACGAGGGCTCGATCGAGCCGAACCCGCCGGTCGTCATGCCGATCAACCTGCCCGACAAGGTCGCGGGCGTGAACTACCAGCGCGGCGTCACGGTTCGCAGGCTCACCCAGATCGGCTGCAAGGTCTCGGTGAGCACGGGCGACGACGGCACCGGCCTGGTCACGGCGATCCCCCCGAGCTGGCGCGGCGACCTGCGCCAGCCCGCCGACCTCGTCGAAGAGGTGCTGCGGCTGGAGGGCTACGACAGCATCCCGTCGACGCTGCCTGCCGCTCCCGCGGGCCGCGGCCTGACCGACGCCCAGCGTCGCGTCCGGGGCGTTTCCCGTGCCCTGGCCGAGGCGGGGTACATCGAGGTGCGTCCGTTCCCGTTCGTCAGCGACACGGTGTGGGACGCCTTCGGCCTGCCGGCGGACGACGTCCGCCGCAACGCCGTCGTGGTCCGCAACCCGCTGGAGGCCGACCGCAACCGGCTGGCCACCACGCTGCTGCCCGGCCTGCTGGACACGCTGCAGCGCAACGTGTCCCGCGGGATGAAGGACGTCTCGCTGTACCACATCGGCCAGGTCGTGCTGCCCGCGCCGAACCCGCTGAAGGTCCCGGCCCTCGGCGTCGACCAGCGCCCGTCCGACGAGGAGCTGGCGCTCCTCGAAGCGGCGGTCCCGCAGCAGCCCCTGCACGTGGCGGTCGTCCTGTCGGGCAACCGCCGCCGCGCGGGCTGGTGGGGCGGCGGCGAGCCGGCGAACTGGGCCGACGCGGTCCAGGCCGCCCGCACGATCGCGGAGGCCGCCGGCGTCGAACTCACGGTGCAGGCGACGGACCTGCCGCCGTGGCACCCGGGCCGCTGCGCTCAGCTCCGCGTCGGCGACTGGCCGGTCGGCCACGCCGGCGAGCTGCACCCCAAGGTGGTCGAGGCCCTCGGCCTGCCGCCGCGGACGGTCGCGATGGAGCTGGACCTGGACGCGATCCCGCTGCCGGACTCCCGTCCCGCCCCGAGCGTGTCGGGTTACCCGCCGGTGCTGCTCGACGTCGCACTGGTGGCGTCGGCCGAGGTTCCGTCGGCCGACCTCGCGGCGGTGCTGCGCGAGGGAGCGGGCGAGCTGCTCGAGGACATCACGCTGTTCGACGTGTACGCGGGCGAGCAGGTGGGCGAGGGCAAGCGTTCCCTGGCCTACAAGCTCCGCTTCCGGGCGGCCGACCGCACCCTGACGGTCGACGAGGCCACCAAGGCCCGCGACGCGGCGGTGGCCGCGGCAGGCGAGCGCTTCGAGGCGGCCCTGCGCGCCTGA
- a CDS encoding DNA alkylation repair protein: MNVDDRLVKAIRTGLAELADPAKAPAMQAYMKSAMPFRGVAKPQRSVLLKRVLADHILPDRVTYSATVLELWRTAEFREERYAAIDLSGYRVYRGWQDAELLPMYEEMIVSGAWWDYVDELAIRRVGPILRADRARVTPVMLSWAADADLWRRRTAIICQVGAKEDTDPDLLTRAIEPAIAEPEFFLRKGIGWALREYAKTAPDWVRSFVDDHPGLSGLSRREALKHIG, translated from the coding sequence ATGAACGTGGACGATCGGCTGGTCAAGGCGATCCGCACCGGGCTGGCGGAGCTGGCCGACCCGGCGAAAGCGCCGGCGATGCAGGCGTACATGAAGTCGGCGATGCCGTTCCGCGGAGTGGCGAAACCACAGCGCAGCGTGCTGCTCAAGCGGGTACTGGCCGACCACATATTGCCCGATCGGGTGACATATTCAGCGACCGTCCTGGAGTTGTGGCGGACCGCCGAATTCCGCGAAGAGCGCTACGCGGCCATCGATCTTTCCGGCTATCGGGTGTACCGCGGGTGGCAGGACGCGGAGCTGCTCCCGATGTACGAGGAAATGATCGTGAGCGGGGCCTGGTGGGATTACGTGGACGAGCTCGCGATCCGGCGGGTCGGGCCGATCCTCCGCGCCGACCGCGCCCGGGTGACACCGGTGATGCTGAGCTGGGCGGCCGACGCCGACCTGTGGCGCCGGCGGACGGCGATCATCTGCCAGGTCGGCGCCAAGGAGGACACCGACCCGGACCTGCTCACCCGCGCGATCGAACCGGCGATCGCCGAGCCGGAGTTCTTCCTGCGCAAAGGAATCGGCTGGGCCCTGCGGGAGTACGCGAAGACGGCGCCGGACTGGGTGCGGTCCTTCGTGGACGATCACCCGGGGTTGTCCGGGCTGTCGCGGAGGGAGGCGCTCAAGCACATCGGCTGA
- a CDS encoding alpha/beta hydrolase, which yields MKRIVAAVAAAGLAAGLMAAAPAASADPGVQFTPAPIAWGPCASAGLKANGAECGFLEVPMDYAKPGGAKVSVAVSRIKHKTAQSQGIMLVNPGGPGGSGLGLSVLGKYVPNHAGDNYDWIGFDPRGVGSSKPSISCDGNYFSYNRPAYVPTTPQLEKTWLARSKGYADACRKNGEILDHIKTTDVAQDMDSLRKALGEKQINYYGFSYGTYLGQVYSTLYPKNVRRMVLDGNVDPRKVWYEANLDQDVAFDKNIKIYFDWLASYDNVYHLGKTGGAVEKLWYDTQRKLAKNPAGGVIGGDEWTDVFLQAGYYVFGWVDMAKAFDGYVHKGDWQTLKALYDDSNPPGDDNGFAVYLGVQCTDVQWPTNWNKWRADNWITYFKAPFETWGNAWFNAPCVYWPAKAGKPVNIDGRNVAGALLISEELDAATPYTGSLEVRKRFPNSSLISAPGGTTHAGSLSGVSCVDDKIADYLATGALPKRQPGNHSDVQCSPVPPPVPDGAAAQKSDESAKAAQEKQSTLAQLLHF from the coding sequence GTGAAAAGAATCGTTGCCGCCGTCGCCGCCGCGGGGCTCGCGGCCGGGCTGATGGCCGCCGCGCCCGCCGCCTCGGCGGATCCCGGGGTGCAGTTCACCCCCGCGCCGATCGCCTGGGGGCCCTGCGCGTCGGCGGGTCTCAAGGCCAACGGCGCCGAGTGCGGCTTCCTCGAGGTGCCGATGGACTACGCGAAGCCGGGCGGGGCGAAGGTCTCCGTCGCGGTGTCGCGGATCAAGCACAAGACCGCGCAGTCCCAGGGCATCATGCTGGTGAACCCGGGCGGCCCGGGCGGCTCCGGCCTCGGTCTCTCGGTGCTTGGCAAGTACGTGCCGAACCACGCGGGTGACAACTACGACTGGATCGGCTTCGACCCGCGGGGCGTCGGGTCCAGCAAGCCGTCGATCAGCTGCGACGGGAACTACTTCAGCTACAACCGGCCGGCGTACGTGCCGACCACGCCGCAGCTGGAGAAGACGTGGCTCGCCCGCTCGAAGGGGTACGCCGACGCGTGCCGCAAGAACGGCGAGATCCTCGACCACATCAAGACGACCGACGTCGCGCAGGACATGGACAGCCTGCGCAAGGCGCTGGGCGAGAAGCAGATCAACTACTACGGCTTCTCCTACGGCACCTACCTCGGTCAGGTCTACAGCACGCTGTACCCGAAGAACGTCCGCCGGATGGTGCTCGACGGCAACGTCGACCCGCGGAAGGTCTGGTACGAGGCCAACCTCGACCAGGACGTCGCCTTCGACAAGAACATCAAGATCTACTTCGACTGGCTGGCGTCCTACGACAACGTCTACCACCTCGGCAAGACCGGTGGCGCGGTCGAGAAGCTGTGGTACGACACCCAGCGCAAGCTCGCCAAGAACCCGGCGGGCGGGGTCATCGGCGGCGACGAGTGGACCGACGTCTTCCTGCAGGCCGGCTACTACGTCTTCGGCTGGGTCGACATGGCCAAGGCCTTCGACGGCTACGTGCACAAGGGTGACTGGCAGACGCTCAAGGCGCTCTACGACGACTCGAACCCGCCGGGCGACGACAACGGGTTCGCCGTCTACCTCGGCGTGCAGTGCACCGACGTGCAGTGGCCGACCAACTGGAACAAGTGGCGCGCCGACAACTGGATCACCTACTTCAAGGCCCCGTTCGAGACCTGGGGCAACGCCTGGTTCAACGCGCCCTGCGTGTACTGGCCGGCGAAGGCGGGCAAGCCGGTGAACATCGACGGCCGCAACGTGGCCGGTGCGCTGCTCATCAGCGAAGAGCTCGACGCCGCCACGCCGTACACCGGCAGCCTCGAGGTCCGCAAGCGGTTCCCGAACTCGAGCCTGATCAGCGCGCCGGGCGGCACCACGCACGCCGGTTCGCTGTCCGGGGTGTCCTGTGTGGACGACAAGATCGCCGACTACCTGGCCACCGGCGCCCTGCCGAAGCGCCAGCCCGGCAACCACTCGGACGTCCAGTGCAGCCCGGTGCCACCGCCGGTGCCCGACGGCGCCGCGGCGCAGAAGTCGGACGAGTCCGCGAAGGCCGCCCAGGAGAAGCAGAGCACGCTGGCCCAGCTGCTGCACTTCTGA
- a CDS encoding helix-turn-helix domain containing protein codes for MSITEERRTEIRAQETTYHIVVATRTDLDRAEPTPKVMITLEAGGPGGEPIAEGSLDLDVAVAATVADLVADELLSATGAARPTRRRSAGRPAQQGRPWNDEMDAELESRWIAGESVAEIAASFERTPGGIRARLPRVGCDPENPGCYLPVPPSRRTDLGGGEPS; via the coding sequence ATGTCGATCACCGAAGAGCGCCGGACCGAGATCCGGGCACAGGAAACCACCTACCACATCGTGGTCGCGACCAGGACGGACCTCGACCGCGCCGAACCGACCCCCAAGGTCATGATCACGCTCGAAGCCGGCGGCCCCGGCGGCGAGCCGATCGCCGAGGGCAGCCTCGACCTGGACGTCGCGGTGGCGGCCACGGTCGCCGACCTGGTCGCGGACGAATTGCTCTCCGCGACCGGGGCGGCCCGGCCGACCCGGCGAAGATCCGCCGGCCGCCCCGCCCAGCAAGGCCGCCCGTGGAACGACGAGATGGACGCGGAGCTGGAGAGCCGCTGGATCGCGGGCGAGAGCGTCGCCGAAATCGCGGCATCGTTCGAGCGCACCCCCGGCGGCATCCGCGCCCGCCTGCCCCGCGTCGGCTGCGACCCGGAGAACCCGGGCTGCTACCTCCCCGTGCCGCCGAGCAGGCGCACGGACCTGGGCGGAGGTGAGCCGAGCTGA
- a CDS encoding helix-turn-helix transcriptional regulator, translating to MTDTPARLLGLLSLLQTPREWPGSELADRLGVSPRTIRRDIDRLRELGYPVEASRGVTGGYRLVAGTAMPPLVLDDDEAVAIAVGLRTAAGQSVSGIEEASVRALAKLEQVLPARLRRRVATIGTATVAVAATGPVVDPAQLTVFASAITNHETVRFRYRANDGAETRRRAEPLRLVAAGRRWYLVAYDLDRADWRVFRADRVRDAQATGGRVTPRRPPAADLAAYVLDRLYDLAPTYRAVAVLAEPATRIAGRLGVAAGELTDLGDGRCRWRSHADTLDWLAFRLLGLSCAFTVEEPPELVAHLRVLADRASAAASGARS from the coding sequence ATGACGGACACCCCGGCCCGGCTGCTCGGCCTGCTTTCGCTGCTCCAGACGCCGCGCGAGTGGCCGGGCAGCGAACTGGCCGACCGGCTCGGGGTCAGCCCGCGCACCATCCGCCGCGACATCGACCGGCTGCGCGAACTGGGTTACCCGGTCGAGGCCAGCCGCGGCGTGACGGGCGGGTACCGGCTGGTCGCCGGCACCGCGATGCCGCCACTGGTGCTCGACGACGACGAAGCCGTCGCGATCGCCGTGGGACTGCGGACCGCCGCGGGGCAGTCCGTTTCCGGGATCGAGGAAGCGTCGGTGCGGGCACTGGCGAAGCTGGAGCAGGTGCTGCCCGCGCGGCTGCGCCGCCGGGTGGCCACGATCGGCACGGCGACGGTCGCCGTGGCGGCCACCGGGCCGGTCGTCGACCCGGCGCAGCTGACGGTGTTCGCCAGCGCGATCACCAACCACGAGACCGTCCGCTTCCGGTACCGGGCGAACGACGGCGCGGAGACCCGGCGCCGGGCCGAGCCGCTCCGACTGGTCGCCGCGGGGCGCCGGTGGTACCTGGTCGCCTACGACCTCGACCGGGCGGACTGGCGCGTCTTCCGCGCCGACCGCGTCCGCGACGCCCAGGCGACCGGCGGCCGCGTCACCCCGCGCCGGCCACCCGCGGCGGACCTGGCGGCCTACGTCCTCGACCGGCTCTACGACCTCGCGCCGACGTACCGCGCGGTGGCCGTTCTCGCCGAACCGGCGACGCGGATCGCCGGGCGGCTCGGGGTGGCGGCCGGCGAGCTGACCGACCTCGGGGACGGCCGGTGCCGGTGGCGGAGTCACGCGGACACGTTGGATTGGCTCGCGTTCCGGTTGCTGGGGCTCAGTTGTGCGTTCACCGTCGAGGAGCCACCGGAACTGGTGGCGCACCTGAGGGTGCTCGCAGACCGCGCCAGCGCGGCCGCTTCCGGCGCACGGAGTTGA
- the argC gene encoding N-acetyl-gamma-glutamyl-phosphate reductase, translating into MTVNIAVAGASGYAGGELLRLLLTHPEVEIGALTAASSAGTRLGVHQPHLVPLADRLLAETTPENLAGHDVVFLALPHGHSAEIAAQLGPDVLVVDLGADHRLADPADWQRWYGGEHAGQWPYGLPELPGARERLTGTKRVAVPGCFPTGGSLALAPALTAGLIEPDVTVVAVTGTSGAGKSLKPNLLGSEVMGSASAYGVGGAHRHTPEFAQNLSAVAGERVTVSFTPVLAPMPRGILTTASAPLKGDVDEAAVREAYEKAYDAEPFVQLLPAGAWPTTASTLGSNNVQLQVTVDTGARRLVVVAAIDNLTKGTAGGAVQSMNLALGLPETTGLPTVGVAP; encoded by the coding sequence ATGACGGTGAACATCGCGGTGGCCGGAGCCAGCGGGTACGCGGGCGGCGAACTGCTGCGCCTGCTGCTGACCCATCCCGAGGTCGAGATCGGCGCGCTCACGGCCGCCAGCAGCGCCGGCACCAGACTCGGCGTCCACCAGCCCCACCTCGTCCCCTTGGCTGACCGCCTCCTCGCCGAAACGACGCCGGAAAACCTCGCCGGTCACGACGTCGTCTTCCTGGCGCTGCCCCACGGGCACTCCGCCGAGATCGCGGCGCAGCTCGGCCCGGACGTCCTGGTCGTCGACCTCGGTGCCGACCACCGCCTGGCCGACCCGGCCGACTGGCAGCGCTGGTACGGCGGCGAGCACGCCGGCCAGTGGCCGTACGGCCTGCCGGAACTGCCCGGCGCCCGCGAGCGGCTCACCGGCACCAAGCGCGTCGCCGTGCCCGGCTGCTTCCCGACCGGCGGGTCGCTGGCCCTCGCGCCCGCGTTGACCGCCGGGCTGATCGAGCCGGACGTCACGGTCGTCGCGGTCACCGGCACCTCCGGCGCGGGCAAGAGCCTCAAGCCGAACCTGCTCGGCTCCGAGGTGATGGGCTCGGCGAGCGCGTATGGCGTCGGCGGCGCCCACCGCCACACCCCGGAGTTCGCGCAGAACCTCTCGGCCGTCGCGGGGGAGCGGGTCACCGTGTCCTTCACCCCGGTCCTCGCGCCGATGCCCCGGGGCATCCTCACCACGGCGAGCGCGCCGCTGAAGGGTGACGTCGACGAAGCGGCCGTCCGCGAGGCCTACGAGAAGGCCTACGACGCCGAGCCGTTCGTCCAGCTGCTGCCCGCCGGCGCCTGGCCGACGACCGCGTCGACGCTGGGCTCGAACAACGTCCAGCTGCAGGTCACGGTCGACACCGGCGCCCGGCGCCTGGTCGTCGTCGCCGCGATCGACAACCTGACCAAGGGCACCGCCGGCGGTGCCGTCCAGTCGATGAACCTGGCCCTCGGCCTCCCGGAAACCACCGGGCTTCCCACCGTAGGAGTGGCACCGTGA
- the argJ gene encoding bifunctional glutamate N-acetyltransferase/amino-acid acetyltransferase ArgJ yields the protein MTVTGPQGFRAAGVAAGIKASGALDLTLVVNDGPLDVAAGVFTRNVIKAAPVLWSQEVLKQQRLKAVVLNSGGANAATGPGGFQDTHATAEKVAEVLQAGAIEVAVCSTGLIGERLPMPAVLSGVESAFKALDASAEASLNAATGVMTTDTKPKQAFAKHDGGWSVGGFAKGAGMLAPNLATMLSVLTTDAVVDKETLDRALRAATRVTFDRLDVDGGTSTNDTVLVLASGASGVEPTELELTELLTKVSLDLVLQLRADSEGATKDVNITVQGADSETDAIAVARTIAEDNLVKTALFGSDPNWGRIAMALGRVPARIDPETVSITINGVTLFAQGMPAADRTAADLTAREIEIVVDLGVGTEAATVYTTDLSHGYVEENSAYSS from the coding sequence GTGACCGTCACCGGCCCCCAGGGCTTCCGCGCCGCCGGCGTCGCCGCCGGGATCAAGGCTTCCGGCGCGCTCGACCTCACGCTGGTCGTCAACGACGGCCCGCTGGACGTCGCGGCCGGCGTGTTCACCCGCAACGTCATCAAGGCCGCGCCGGTGCTGTGGTCGCAGGAGGTGCTCAAGCAGCAGCGGCTCAAGGCCGTCGTCCTCAACTCGGGGGGAGCCAACGCGGCCACCGGCCCCGGCGGCTTCCAGGACACCCACGCCACCGCCGAAAAGGTCGCCGAAGTCCTGCAGGCGGGGGCCATCGAGGTCGCCGTCTGCTCCACCGGCCTGATCGGCGAACGGCTGCCGATGCCCGCGGTCCTCTCCGGCGTGGAGTCCGCCTTCAAGGCACTCGACGCGAGTGCCGAGGCGAGCCTGAACGCGGCCACCGGTGTGATGACCACCGACACGAAACCGAAGCAGGCCTTCGCGAAGCACGACGGCGGCTGGAGTGTCGGCGGCTTCGCCAAGGGCGCGGGCATGCTCGCGCCGAACCTCGCCACCATGCTCTCGGTCCTGACCACCGACGCCGTGGTGGACAAGGAAACCCTCGACCGGGCGCTGCGCGCGGCGACCCGCGTGACCTTCGACCGGCTCGACGTCGACGGCGGCACGTCCACCAACGACACCGTGCTGGTCCTGGCCTCCGGCGCGAGCGGCGTCGAGCCCACCGAACTGGAACTCACCGAGCTGCTCACCAAGGTCAGCCTCGACCTCGTGCTGCAGCTGCGCGCGGATTCCGAAGGTGCCACGAAGGACGTCAACATCACCGTCCAGGGTGCCGACTCCGAGACCGACGCGATCGCGGTCGCCCGCACGATCGCCGAGGACAACCTGGTCAAGACCGCGCTCTTCGGCTCCGACCCCAACTGGGGCCGGATCGCCATGGCGCTCGGCCGGGTCCCGGCCCGGATCGACCCGGAAACGGTGTCGATCACGATCAACGGCGTCACCCTGTTCGCCCAGGGCATGCCGGCCGCCGACCGGACCGCGGCGGACCTCACCGCGCGGGAGATCGAAATCGTCGTCGACCTCGGGGTCGGCACCGAAGCGGCCACCGTCTACACCACGGATCTTTCCCACGGTTACGTCGAAGAGAACAGCGCGTACTCCTCATGA
- the argB gene encoding acetylglutamate kinase produces MNQEALISADERLATAAEKAGVLIEALPWLQRFHGATVVVKYGGNAMIDDELKAAFAEDMVFLRLAGLRPVVVHGGGPQITAMLKRLGVEGEFKGGLRVTTPETMDIVRMVLTGQVSRELVGLINAHGPYAVGISGEDARLFTAERKQATVDGEQVDIGLVGEVAEVNPDAVLDIVNAGRIPVVSTVAPDVEGVVHNVNADTAAGALAAALGAEKLVVLTDVEGLYANWPDRSSLIDRIRADHLETMLPGLASGMIPKMEACVRAIRGGVRRAHVIDGRLAHSVLLEVFTSRGIGTMVFPETELP; encoded by the coding sequence ATGAACCAGGAGGCTCTGATTTCCGCGGACGAAAGACTCGCGACGGCGGCCGAAAAGGCCGGGGTCCTCATCGAAGCACTGCCCTGGCTGCAGCGCTTCCACGGCGCCACCGTGGTGGTGAAGTACGGCGGCAACGCCATGATCGACGACGAGCTGAAGGCGGCGTTCGCCGAGGACATGGTGTTCCTCCGGCTGGCCGGCCTGCGCCCGGTGGTCGTGCACGGCGGCGGCCCGCAGATCACCGCGATGCTCAAGCGCCTCGGCGTCGAAGGCGAGTTCAAGGGCGGCCTGCGGGTCACCACCCCGGAAACGATGGACATCGTCCGGATGGTGCTCACCGGCCAGGTCAGCCGCGAGCTCGTCGGCCTGATCAACGCGCACGGGCCGTACGCGGTCGGCATCTCCGGCGAAGACGCGCGGCTGTTCACCGCCGAGCGCAAACAGGCCACTGTGGACGGTGAGCAGGTCGACATCGGGCTCGTCGGCGAGGTCGCCGAGGTCAACCCGGACGCGGTGCTCGACATCGTCAACGCCGGGCGCATCCCGGTCGTCTCCACCGTCGCCCCGGACGTCGAGGGCGTCGTGCACAACGTCAACGCCGACACCGCGGCGGGCGCGCTCGCGGCGGCGCTGGGCGCCGAGAAGCTCGTCGTGCTCACCGACGTCGAAGGCTTGTACGCGAACTGGCCCGACCGGTCGTCGCTGATCGACCGCATCCGCGCCGACCACCTCGAGACCATGCTGCCCGGCCTGGCCAGCGGCATGATCCCGAAGATGGAGGCGTGCGTGCGCGCCATCCGCGGCGGCGTGCGCCGGGCGCACGTGATCGACGGCCGCCTCGCCCATTCGGTGCTGCTGGAGGTTTTCACCTCCCGCGGCATCGGCACCATGGTCTTCCCCGAAACGGAGCTCCCGTGA